The proteins below are encoded in one region of Puntigrus tetrazona isolate hp1 chromosome 5, ASM1883169v1, whole genome shotgun sequence:
- the kcnt1b gene encoding potassium channel subfamily T member 1 isoform X10, protein MMGPRSQSQAEPSMTPPRRSSTAADRLPTETVQRNNSSNTGVILDISTLKMADVDSEVPPLPPRYRFRDLLLGDQSFQNDDRVQVEFYVNENTFKERLKLFFIKNQRSSLRIRLFNLSLKLLTCLLYIIRVSLDDPTNQVTCARKHCTNITDALCSKACGNITTNLTADPTQINWELIFWVNRRVPVWAIQVTVALISFLQAMLLVYLSYKGNIWEQIFQISFIIEMINTVPFIITIFWPPLRNIFVPVFLNCWLAKSALENMINDLHRAIQRTHSAMFNQVLILICTLLCLVFTGACGIQHLERAGKNLTLFDALYFCIVTFSTVGYGDVTPRIWPSQLLVVIMICVALVVLPLQFEELAYLWMERQKSGGNYSRHRAQTEKHVVLCVTSLKIDLLMDFLNEFYAHPRLQDYYVVILCPSEMDIQVRRILQIPLWSQRVIYLQGSALKDQDLMRAKMDDAEACFILSSRNEVDRTAADHQTILRAWAVKDFAPNCPLYVQILKPENKFHVKFADHVVCEEEFKYAMLALNCVCPATSTLVTLLVHTSRGQEGQTSPEQWQRTYGRCSGNEVYHIRLMDSKFFGEYDGKSFTYASFHAHKKYGVCLIGTKREDNKSILLNPGPRHIMSATDTCYYINITKEENSAFIFKQEEKHSKGLSATGVYDAPSRLPVQSIIASMVDQSTSYGTVAIDLQNPDPPADSSKLTLPTENGAGSRRPSIAPVLEIADSSAILPCDLLSDPSEDETNQSDEEGAPALECIKGYPPNSPYIGSSPTLCHLLQQKAPFCCLRLDKGCRHNSFEDAKAYGFKNKLIIVSAETAGNGLYNFIVPLRAYYRPRKELNPIVLLLDNPPDNHFLEAICCFPMVYYMAGTIDNLDNLLQCGIIYADNLVVVDKESTMSAEEDYMADAKTIVNVQTMFRLFPSLSIITELTHPSNMRFMQFRAKDCYSLALSKLEKIERDKGSNLAFMFRLPFAAGRVFSISMLDTLLYQSFVKDYMILIARLLLGLDTTPGSGYLCAMKVTEEDLWIRTYGRLFQKLCSSSAEIPIGIYRTESHMFSSSEFKEVCKQSQVSVEDCEDPRDRRESWKEKTAHRNSTGSDQSEHPLLRKKSMQWARRLSRKNTKPPSRAERINQQRLNLYRRSERQELSELVKNRMKHLGLPTVGYDEMNDNQNTLSYVLINPPPDTILELNDIVYIIRSDPLAHVPDNLPGAPAGPKLRQDYGPETRDETHL, encoded by the exons GGTGCAGGTGgaattttatgtaaatgaaaacacattcaAGGAGAGGTTGAAGCTCTTTTTCATCAAAAACCAAAGGTCAA GTCTCAGAATACGCCTCTTCAACCTCTCCTTGAAGTTGTTAACATGCCTCCTTTATATAATCAGAGTCTCCCTAGATGATCCAACTAACCAGGTCACATGTGCACG GAAACACTGCACGAACATTACAGATGCCCTTTGCAGCAAAGCCTGTGGCAACATCACAACAAACCTGACCGCAGATCCCACACAAATAAACTG GGAGTTAATATTTTGGGTGAATAGGAGAGTTCCTGTATGGGCGATACAG GTGACAGTGGCCTTAATTAGCTTCTTGCAAGCAATGCTTCTGGTGTATCTCAGCTACAAG gggAACATTTGGGAGCAGATTTTCCAAATCTCCTTTATCATTGAGATGATCAATACAGTGCCATTCATAATTACA ATCTTTTGGCCTCCACTGAGGAACATATTTGTTCCCGTGTTTCTTAATTGCTGGCTTGCCAAATCAGCGCTGGAGAACATGATT AACGATCTCCATCGTGCCATTCAACGCACACACTCTGCCATGTTCAACCAGGTCCTCATTCTGATCTGTACACTGCTCTGTCTGGTCTTTACTGG GGCTTGTGGGATTCAGCACCTCGAGCGGGCAGGGAAAAATCTCACCCTTTTCGACGCTTTATATTTCTGCATCGTCACCTTCTCGACTGTTGGGTATGGAGACGTCACACCCAGAATCTGGCCCTCTCAGCTACTCGTGGTCATCATGATCTGTGTGGCTCTGGTGGTGCTGCCATTACAG TTTGAAGAGTTGGCTTATCTTTGGATGGAGAGGCAGAAGTCAGGTGGAAACTACAGCAGACATCGTGCTCAGACAGAAAAACATGTGGTTCTATGCGTCACTTCACTCAAAATAGACCTGCTCATGGATTTTCTCAACGAGTTCTATGCCCACCCGAGACTGCAG GATTATTATGTGGTGATACTCTGTCCCTCTGAGATGGACATCCAGGTGCGGCGTATACTTCAGATCCCTCTGTGGTCTCAACGGGTCATCTACCTCCAAGGCTCTGCATTGAAGGACCAAGATCTGATGAGAGCCAA GATGGACGATGCAGAGGCATGCTTCATCCTCAGCAGCAGAAATGAAGTGGACCGCACTGCAGCT GATCATCAAACCATTCTGCGAGCGTGGGCCGTGAAGGACTTTGCTCCAAACTGTCCTCTGTATGTTCAGATTCTCAAACCCGAGAACAAATTCCATGTCAAATTTGCAG ATCATGTGGTGTGTGAGGAGGAATTCAAGTATGCCATGCTGGCCCTGAACTGTGTGTGTCCAGCCACTTCTACGCTGGTCACACTCCTGGTGCACACGTCCCGTGGACA GGAGGGACAGACGTCTCCAGAACAGTGGCAGAGGACGTATGGCCGTTGCTCTGGGAATGAAGTGTACCACATCCGTTTGATGGACAGCAAGTTCTTTGGCGAATATGACGGGAAGAGTTTTACTTATGCCTCCTTCCACGCACATAAAAA GTATGGCGTCTGTCTAATCGGCACAAAGAGAGAAGACAATAAGAGCATACTTCTGAACCCCGGCCCTCGCCACATCATGTCTGCCACAGACACCTGCTACTACATCAACATCACTAAAGAGGAGAACTCCGCCTTCATCTTCAAACAGGAGGAGAAGCACAGCAAAGGGCTATCGGCCACCGGCGTGTACGACGCTCCGTCCCGTCTCCCGGTGCAGAGCATCATCGCAAGCATGG TTGATCAGTCTACTTCATATG GAACTGTGGCCATTGACCTGCAGAACCCAGATCCCCCGGCCGACAGCAGTAAACTGACCCTGCCCACAGAGAACGGAGCCGGGAGCCGCAGACCCAGCATTGCCCCTGTGCTTGAGATCGCCGATTCCTCTGCAATCCTGCCTTGTGATCTTCTCAGTGACCCCTCGGAAGATGAGACCAACCAATCAGATGAGGAAGGAGCACCAGCCTTAGA GTGTATTAAAGGCTATCCCCCAAACTCTCCTTACATTGGAAGCTCTCCAACTCTTTGTCACCTTTTGCAACAAAAGGCACCATTTTGTTGCTTACGACTTGACAAG GGTTGTCGGCACAATAGCTTTGAAGATGCCAAAGCATACGGTTTCAAAAACAAGTTGATTATCGTTTCTGCTGAGACAGCGGGAAATGGCCTGTACAACTTCATAGTGCCGCTGCGTGCCTATTACCGACCCCGGAAGGAGCTGAATCCCATTGTGCTGCTGCTGGATAATCC GCCTGATAATCATTTTCTTGAAGCCATCTGCTGTTTCCCTATGGTGTACTACATGGCTGGTACTATTGACAA TTTGGATAACTTGCTGCAGTGTGGAATCATCTACGCTGATAATCTGGTGGTGGTGGATAAGGAGAGCACAATGAGTGCAGAGGAAGACTACATGGCAGACGCTAAAACCATAGTCAACGTGCAGACCATGTTCAG GTTGTTTCCTAGTCTCAGCATAATCACCGAGCTAACCCATCCTTCTAATATGAGATTCATGCAGTTTCGTGCCAAGGACTGCTACTCCCTGGCTCTCTCCAAACTCGAAAAG atagagagagataagGGCTCTAATCTGGCATTCATGTTCCGCCTCCCATTCGCTGCAGGCAGAGTGTTCAGTATTAGCATGCTGGATACTCTTCTTTACCAG TCTTTTGTGAAGGACTATATGATTTTGATCGCAAGACTCCTGCTCGGTCTAGACACCACCCCGGGCTCTGGCTACCTCTGTGCT ATGAAGGTAACAGAAGAGGACTTATGGATCCGGACGTACGGAAGACTATTCCAGAAGCTGTGCTCATCCAGCGCAGAAATTCCCATTGGGATATACCGCACTGAATCTCACATGTTCTCCTCCTCAGAG TTTAAGGAGGTTTGCAAGCAG TCTCAGGTGTCTGTGGAGGACTGTGAGGACCCGCGGGACCGCAGGGAATCCTGGAAAGAGAAAACCGCCCACAGAAACTCCACAGGGagcgaccaatcagagcaccCACTCCTGCGAAAGAAGAGCATGCAGTGGGCGAGACGGCTGAGCAGAAAAAACACCAAACCGCCCAGTCGAGCTGAACGCATCAATCAGCAGCGCCTGAACCTGTACCGGCGCTCGGAGAGACAGGAGCTGTCAGAGCTGGTGAAGAACCGCATGAAGCACTTAGGGCTGCCCACGGTGGGATACG ATGAAATGAATGATAATCAGAACACGTTGTCGTATGTGCTGATAAACCCTCCTCCGGACACCATTCTAGAGCTCAATGACATTGT
- the kcnt1b gene encoding potassium channel subfamily T member 1 isoform X4, which yields MMGPRSQSQAEPSMTPPRRSSTAADRLPTETVQRNNSSNTGVILDISTLKMADVDSEVPPLPPRYRFRDLLLGDQSFQNDDRVQVEFYVNENTFKERLKLFFIKNQRSSLRIRLFNLSLKLLTCLLYIIRVSLDDPTNQVTCARKHCTNITDALCSKACGNITTNLTADPTQINWELIFWVNRRVPVWAIQVTVALISFLQAMLLVYLSYKGNIWEQIFQISFIIEMINTVPFIITIFWPPLRNIFVPVFLNCWLAKSALENMINDLHRAIQRTHSAMFNQVLILICTLLCLVFTGACGIQHLERAGKNLTLFDALYFCIVTFSTVGYGDVTPRIWPSQLLVVIMICVALVVLPLQFEELAYLWMERQKSGGNYSRHRAQTEKHVVLCVTSLKIDLLMDFLNEFYAHPRLQDYYVVILCPSEMDIQVRRILQIPLWSQRVIYLQGSALKDQDLMRAKMDDAEACFILSSRNEVDRTAADHQTILRAWAVKDFAPNCPLYVQILKPENKFHVKFADHVVCEEEFKYAMLALNCVCPATSTLVTLLVHTSRGQEGQTSPEQWQRTYGRCSGNEVYHIRLMDSKFFGEYDGKSFTYASFHAHKKYGVCLIGTKREDNKSILLNPGPRHIMSATDTCYYINITKEENSAFIFKQEEKHSKGLSATGVYDAPSRLPVQSIIASMVDQSTSYGTVAIDLQNPDPPADSSKLTLPTENGAGSRRPSIAPVLEIADSSAILPCDLLSDPSEDETNQSDEEGAPALECIKGYPPNSPYIGSSPTLCHLLQQKAPFCCLRLDKGCRHNSFEDAKAYGFKNKLIIVSAETAGNGLYNFIVPLRAYYRPRKELNPIVLLLDNPPDNHFLEAICCFPMVYYMAGTIDNLDNLLQCGIIYADNLVVVDKESTMSAEEDYMADAKTIVNVQTMFRLFPSLSIITELTHPSNMRFMQFRAKDCYSLALSKLEKIERDKGSNLAFMFRLPFAAGRVFSISMLDTLLYQSFVKDYMILIARLLLGLDTTPGSGYLCAMKVTEEDLWIRTYGRLFQKLCSSSAEIPIGIYRTESHMFSSSEFKEVCKQSQVSVEDCEDPRDRRESWKEKTAHRNSTGSDQSEHPLLRKKSMQWARRLSRKNTKPPSRAERINQQRLNLYRRSERQELSELVKNRMKHLGLPTVGYEDVANLTASDVMNRVNLGYLQVAQTDEMNDNQNTLSYVLINPPPDTILELNDIVYIIRSDPLAHVPDNLPGAPAGPKLRQDYGPETRDETHL from the exons GGTGCAGGTGgaattttatgtaaatgaaaacacattcaAGGAGAGGTTGAAGCTCTTTTTCATCAAAAACCAAAGGTCAA GTCTCAGAATACGCCTCTTCAACCTCTCCTTGAAGTTGTTAACATGCCTCCTTTATATAATCAGAGTCTCCCTAGATGATCCAACTAACCAGGTCACATGTGCACG GAAACACTGCACGAACATTACAGATGCCCTTTGCAGCAAAGCCTGTGGCAACATCACAACAAACCTGACCGCAGATCCCACACAAATAAACTG GGAGTTAATATTTTGGGTGAATAGGAGAGTTCCTGTATGGGCGATACAG GTGACAGTGGCCTTAATTAGCTTCTTGCAAGCAATGCTTCTGGTGTATCTCAGCTACAAG gggAACATTTGGGAGCAGATTTTCCAAATCTCCTTTATCATTGAGATGATCAATACAGTGCCATTCATAATTACA ATCTTTTGGCCTCCACTGAGGAACATATTTGTTCCCGTGTTTCTTAATTGCTGGCTTGCCAAATCAGCGCTGGAGAACATGATT AACGATCTCCATCGTGCCATTCAACGCACACACTCTGCCATGTTCAACCAGGTCCTCATTCTGATCTGTACACTGCTCTGTCTGGTCTTTACTGG GGCTTGTGGGATTCAGCACCTCGAGCGGGCAGGGAAAAATCTCACCCTTTTCGACGCTTTATATTTCTGCATCGTCACCTTCTCGACTGTTGGGTATGGAGACGTCACACCCAGAATCTGGCCCTCTCAGCTACTCGTGGTCATCATGATCTGTGTGGCTCTGGTGGTGCTGCCATTACAG TTTGAAGAGTTGGCTTATCTTTGGATGGAGAGGCAGAAGTCAGGTGGAAACTACAGCAGACATCGTGCTCAGACAGAAAAACATGTGGTTCTATGCGTCACTTCACTCAAAATAGACCTGCTCATGGATTTTCTCAACGAGTTCTATGCCCACCCGAGACTGCAG GATTATTATGTGGTGATACTCTGTCCCTCTGAGATGGACATCCAGGTGCGGCGTATACTTCAGATCCCTCTGTGGTCTCAACGGGTCATCTACCTCCAAGGCTCTGCATTGAAGGACCAAGATCTGATGAGAGCCAA GATGGACGATGCAGAGGCATGCTTCATCCTCAGCAGCAGAAATGAAGTGGACCGCACTGCAGCT GATCATCAAACCATTCTGCGAGCGTGGGCCGTGAAGGACTTTGCTCCAAACTGTCCTCTGTATGTTCAGATTCTCAAACCCGAGAACAAATTCCATGTCAAATTTGCAG ATCATGTGGTGTGTGAGGAGGAATTCAAGTATGCCATGCTGGCCCTGAACTGTGTGTGTCCAGCCACTTCTACGCTGGTCACACTCCTGGTGCACACGTCCCGTGGACA GGAGGGACAGACGTCTCCAGAACAGTGGCAGAGGACGTATGGCCGTTGCTCTGGGAATGAAGTGTACCACATCCGTTTGATGGACAGCAAGTTCTTTGGCGAATATGACGGGAAGAGTTTTACTTATGCCTCCTTCCACGCACATAAAAA GTATGGCGTCTGTCTAATCGGCACAAAGAGAGAAGACAATAAGAGCATACTTCTGAACCCCGGCCCTCGCCACATCATGTCTGCCACAGACACCTGCTACTACATCAACATCACTAAAGAGGAGAACTCCGCCTTCATCTTCAAACAGGAGGAGAAGCACAGCAAAGGGCTATCGGCCACCGGCGTGTACGACGCTCCGTCCCGTCTCCCGGTGCAGAGCATCATCGCAAGCATGG TTGATCAGTCTACTTCATATG GAACTGTGGCCATTGACCTGCAGAACCCAGATCCCCCGGCCGACAGCAGTAAACTGACCCTGCCCACAGAGAACGGAGCCGGGAGCCGCAGACCCAGCATTGCCCCTGTGCTTGAGATCGCCGATTCCTCTGCAATCCTGCCTTGTGATCTTCTCAGTGACCCCTCGGAAGATGAGACCAACCAATCAGATGAGGAAGGAGCACCAGCCTTAGA GTGTATTAAAGGCTATCCCCCAAACTCTCCTTACATTGGAAGCTCTCCAACTCTTTGTCACCTTTTGCAACAAAAGGCACCATTTTGTTGCTTACGACTTGACAAG GGTTGTCGGCACAATAGCTTTGAAGATGCCAAAGCATACGGTTTCAAAAACAAGTTGATTATCGTTTCTGCTGAGACAGCGGGAAATGGCCTGTACAACTTCATAGTGCCGCTGCGTGCCTATTACCGACCCCGGAAGGAGCTGAATCCCATTGTGCTGCTGCTGGATAATCC GCCTGATAATCATTTTCTTGAAGCCATCTGCTGTTTCCCTATGGTGTACTACATGGCTGGTACTATTGACAA TTTGGATAACTTGCTGCAGTGTGGAATCATCTACGCTGATAATCTGGTGGTGGTGGATAAGGAGAGCACAATGAGTGCAGAGGAAGACTACATGGCAGACGCTAAAACCATAGTCAACGTGCAGACCATGTTCAG GTTGTTTCCTAGTCTCAGCATAATCACCGAGCTAACCCATCCTTCTAATATGAGATTCATGCAGTTTCGTGCCAAGGACTGCTACTCCCTGGCTCTCTCCAAACTCGAAAAG atagagagagataagGGCTCTAATCTGGCATTCATGTTCCGCCTCCCATTCGCTGCAGGCAGAGTGTTCAGTATTAGCATGCTGGATACTCTTCTTTACCAG TCTTTTGTGAAGGACTATATGATTTTGATCGCAAGACTCCTGCTCGGTCTAGACACCACCCCGGGCTCTGGCTACCTCTGTGCT ATGAAGGTAACAGAAGAGGACTTATGGATCCGGACGTACGGAAGACTATTCCAGAAGCTGTGCTCATCCAGCGCAGAAATTCCCATTGGGATATACCGCACTGAATCTCACATGTTCTCCTCCTCAGAG TTTAAGGAGGTTTGCAAGCAG TCTCAGGTGTCTGTGGAGGACTGTGAGGACCCGCGGGACCGCAGGGAATCCTGGAAAGAGAAAACCGCCCACAGAAACTCCACAGGGagcgaccaatcagagcaccCACTCCTGCGAAAGAAGAGCATGCAGTGGGCGAGACGGCTGAGCAGAAAAAACACCAAACCGCCCAGTCGAGCTGAACGCATCAATCAGCAGCGCCTGAACCTGTACCGGCGCTCGGAGAGACAGGAGCTGTCAGAGCTGGTGAAGAACCGCATGAAGCACTTAGGGCTGCCCACGGTGGGATACG AGGACGTAGCTAATTTAACCGCAAGTGATGTGATGAACCGAGTAAATCTAGGATATTTGCAAG TGGCTCAAACAG ATGAAATGAATGATAATCAGAACACGTTGTCGTATGTGCTGATAAACCCTCCTCCGGACACCATTCTAGAGCTCAATGACATTGT
- the kcnt1b gene encoding potassium channel subfamily T member 1 isoform X1, with protein sequence MMGPRSQSQAEPSMTPPRRSSTAADRLPTETVQRNNSSNTGVILDISTLKMADVDSEVPPLPPRYRFRDLLLGDQSFQNDDRVQVEFYVNENTFKERLKLFFIKNQRSSLRIRLFNLSLKLLTCLLYIIRVSLDDPTNQVTCARKHCTNITDALCSKACGNITTNLTADPTQINWELIFWVNRRVPVWAIQVTVALISFLQAMLLVYLSYKGNIWEQIFQISFIIEMINTVPFIITIFWPPLRNIFVPVFLNCWLAKSALENMINDLHRAIQRTHSAMFNQVLILICTLLCLVFTGACGIQHLERAGKNLTLFDALYFCIVTFSTVGYGDVTPRIWPSQLLVVIMICVALVVLPLQFEELAYLWMERQKSGGNYSRHRAQTEKHVVLCVTSLKIDLLMDFLNEFYAHPRLQDYYVVILCPSEMDIQVRRILQIPLWSQRVIYLQGSALKDQDLMRAKMDDAEACFILSSRNEVDRTAADHQTILRAWAVKDFAPNCPLYVQILKPENKFHVKFADHVVCEEEFKYAMLALNCVCPATSTLVTLLVHTSRGQEGQTSPEQWQRTYGRCSGNEVYHIRLMDSKFFGEYDGKSFTYASFHAHKKYGVCLIGTKREDNKSILLNPGPRHIMSATDTCYYINITKEENSAFIFKQEEKHSKGLSATGVYDAPSRLPVQSIIASMVDQSTSYGTVAIDLQNPDPPADSSKLTLPTENGAGSRRPSIAPVLEIADSSAILPCDLLSDPSEDETNQSDEEGAPALECIKGYPPNSPYIGSSPTLCHLLQQKAPFCCLRLDKGCRHNSFEDAKAYGFKNKLIIVSAETAGNGLYNFIVPLRAYYRPRKELNPIVLLLDNPPDNHFLEAICCFPMVYYMAGTIDNLDNLLQCGIIYADNLVVVDKESTMSAEEDYMADAKTIVNVQTMFRLFPSLSIITELTHPSNMRFMQFRAKDCYSLALSKLEKIERDKGSNLAFMFRLPFAAGRVFSISMLDTLLYQSFVKDYMILIARLLLGLDTTPGSGYLCAMKVTEEDLWIRTYGRLFQKLCSSSAEIPIGIYRTESHMFSSSEFKEVCKQSQVSVEDCEDPRDRRESWKEKTAHRNSTGSDQSEHPLLRKKSMQWARRLSRKNTKPPSRAERINQQRLNLYRRSERQELSELVKNRMKHLGLPTVGYEDVANLTASDVMNRVNLGYLQEGTYMTEGTAVAQTDEMNDNQNTLSYVLINPPPDTILELNDIVYIIRSDPLAHVPDNLPGAPAGPKLRQDYGPETRDETHL encoded by the exons GGTGCAGGTGgaattttatgtaaatgaaaacacattcaAGGAGAGGTTGAAGCTCTTTTTCATCAAAAACCAAAGGTCAA GTCTCAGAATACGCCTCTTCAACCTCTCCTTGAAGTTGTTAACATGCCTCCTTTATATAATCAGAGTCTCCCTAGATGATCCAACTAACCAGGTCACATGTGCACG GAAACACTGCACGAACATTACAGATGCCCTTTGCAGCAAAGCCTGTGGCAACATCACAACAAACCTGACCGCAGATCCCACACAAATAAACTG GGAGTTAATATTTTGGGTGAATAGGAGAGTTCCTGTATGGGCGATACAG GTGACAGTGGCCTTAATTAGCTTCTTGCAAGCAATGCTTCTGGTGTATCTCAGCTACAAG gggAACATTTGGGAGCAGATTTTCCAAATCTCCTTTATCATTGAGATGATCAATACAGTGCCATTCATAATTACA ATCTTTTGGCCTCCACTGAGGAACATATTTGTTCCCGTGTTTCTTAATTGCTGGCTTGCCAAATCAGCGCTGGAGAACATGATT AACGATCTCCATCGTGCCATTCAACGCACACACTCTGCCATGTTCAACCAGGTCCTCATTCTGATCTGTACACTGCTCTGTCTGGTCTTTACTGG GGCTTGTGGGATTCAGCACCTCGAGCGGGCAGGGAAAAATCTCACCCTTTTCGACGCTTTATATTTCTGCATCGTCACCTTCTCGACTGTTGGGTATGGAGACGTCACACCCAGAATCTGGCCCTCTCAGCTACTCGTGGTCATCATGATCTGTGTGGCTCTGGTGGTGCTGCCATTACAG TTTGAAGAGTTGGCTTATCTTTGGATGGAGAGGCAGAAGTCAGGTGGAAACTACAGCAGACATCGTGCTCAGACAGAAAAACATGTGGTTCTATGCGTCACTTCACTCAAAATAGACCTGCTCATGGATTTTCTCAACGAGTTCTATGCCCACCCGAGACTGCAG GATTATTATGTGGTGATACTCTGTCCCTCTGAGATGGACATCCAGGTGCGGCGTATACTTCAGATCCCTCTGTGGTCTCAACGGGTCATCTACCTCCAAGGCTCTGCATTGAAGGACCAAGATCTGATGAGAGCCAA GATGGACGATGCAGAGGCATGCTTCATCCTCAGCAGCAGAAATGAAGTGGACCGCACTGCAGCT GATCATCAAACCATTCTGCGAGCGTGGGCCGTGAAGGACTTTGCTCCAAACTGTCCTCTGTATGTTCAGATTCTCAAACCCGAGAACAAATTCCATGTCAAATTTGCAG ATCATGTGGTGTGTGAGGAGGAATTCAAGTATGCCATGCTGGCCCTGAACTGTGTGTGTCCAGCCACTTCTACGCTGGTCACACTCCTGGTGCACACGTCCCGTGGACA GGAGGGACAGACGTCTCCAGAACAGTGGCAGAGGACGTATGGCCGTTGCTCTGGGAATGAAGTGTACCACATCCGTTTGATGGACAGCAAGTTCTTTGGCGAATATGACGGGAAGAGTTTTACTTATGCCTCCTTCCACGCACATAAAAA GTATGGCGTCTGTCTAATCGGCACAAAGAGAGAAGACAATAAGAGCATACTTCTGAACCCCGGCCCTCGCCACATCATGTCTGCCACAGACACCTGCTACTACATCAACATCACTAAAGAGGAGAACTCCGCCTTCATCTTCAAACAGGAGGAGAAGCACAGCAAAGGGCTATCGGCCACCGGCGTGTACGACGCTCCGTCCCGTCTCCCGGTGCAGAGCATCATCGCAAGCATGG TTGATCAGTCTACTTCATATG GAACTGTGGCCATTGACCTGCAGAACCCAGATCCCCCGGCCGACAGCAGTAAACTGACCCTGCCCACAGAGAACGGAGCCGGGAGCCGCAGACCCAGCATTGCCCCTGTGCTTGAGATCGCCGATTCCTCTGCAATCCTGCCTTGTGATCTTCTCAGTGACCCCTCGGAAGATGAGACCAACCAATCAGATGAGGAAGGAGCACCAGCCTTAGA GTGTATTAAAGGCTATCCCCCAAACTCTCCTTACATTGGAAGCTCTCCAACTCTTTGTCACCTTTTGCAACAAAAGGCACCATTTTGTTGCTTACGACTTGACAAG GGTTGTCGGCACAATAGCTTTGAAGATGCCAAAGCATACGGTTTCAAAAACAAGTTGATTATCGTTTCTGCTGAGACAGCGGGAAATGGCCTGTACAACTTCATAGTGCCGCTGCGTGCCTATTACCGACCCCGGAAGGAGCTGAATCCCATTGTGCTGCTGCTGGATAATCC GCCTGATAATCATTTTCTTGAAGCCATCTGCTGTTTCCCTATGGTGTACTACATGGCTGGTACTATTGACAA TTTGGATAACTTGCTGCAGTGTGGAATCATCTACGCTGATAATCTGGTGGTGGTGGATAAGGAGAGCACAATGAGTGCAGAGGAAGACTACATGGCAGACGCTAAAACCATAGTCAACGTGCAGACCATGTTCAG GTTGTTTCCTAGTCTCAGCATAATCACCGAGCTAACCCATCCTTCTAATATGAGATTCATGCAGTTTCGTGCCAAGGACTGCTACTCCCTGGCTCTCTCCAAACTCGAAAAG atagagagagataagGGCTCTAATCTGGCATTCATGTTCCGCCTCCCATTCGCTGCAGGCAGAGTGTTCAGTATTAGCATGCTGGATACTCTTCTTTACCAG TCTTTTGTGAAGGACTATATGATTTTGATCGCAAGACTCCTGCTCGGTCTAGACACCACCCCGGGCTCTGGCTACCTCTGTGCT ATGAAGGTAACAGAAGAGGACTTATGGATCCGGACGTACGGAAGACTATTCCAGAAGCTGTGCTCATCCAGCGCAGAAATTCCCATTGGGATATACCGCACTGAATCTCACATGTTCTCCTCCTCAGAG TTTAAGGAGGTTTGCAAGCAG TCTCAGGTGTCTGTGGAGGACTGTGAGGACCCGCGGGACCGCAGGGAATCCTGGAAAGAGAAAACCGCCCACAGAAACTCCACAGGGagcgaccaatcagagcaccCACTCCTGCGAAAGAAGAGCATGCAGTGGGCGAGACGGCTGAGCAGAAAAAACACCAAACCGCCCAGTCGAGCTGAACGCATCAATCAGCAGCGCCTGAACCTGTACCGGCGCTCGGAGAGACAGGAGCTGTCAGAGCTGGTGAAGAACCGCATGAAGCACTTAGGGCTGCCCACGGTGGGATACG AGGACGTAGCTAATTTAACCGCAAGTGATGTGATGAACCGAGTAAATCTAGGATATTTGCAAG AGGGTACTTACATGACAGAGGGTACTGCAG TGGCTCAAACAG ATGAAATGAATGATAATCAGAACACGTTGTCGTATGTGCTGATAAACCCTCCTCCGGACACCATTCTAGAGCTCAATGACATTGT